Proteins from one Haliaeetus albicilla chromosome 4, bHalAlb1.1, whole genome shotgun sequence genomic window:
- the TMEM37 gene encoding voltage-dependent calcium channel gamma-like subunit: MTAIGAQAQRLLAHRRPQKSFFETLIRGLIILCVAIAVVLSSISVCDGRWLFARGQLFGLWHFCTLSNGSVLKCVTDLSLARVEGLSVGVIPIRSMVSFAVVVAIFGLELLMVSQVCEDANARRKWSMGSVLILCSFLLSATGVLSFSILVKDHLTFTGFTLTYWCEFIAAFLFFLNGISGLHINSLTHPRNRVGKI, translated from the coding sequence GCGCAGAGGCTGCTGGCGCACCGGAGACCGCAGAAATCCTTCTTTGAGACGCTCATCAGGGGCCTGATCATCTTGTGCGTGGCGATAGCGGTGGTCTTGTCATCTATCTCCGTCTGCGATGGCCGCTGGCTCTTTGCGAGGGGGCAGCTCTTCGGACTGTGGCACTTCTGCACCCTCAGCAACGGCAGCGTCCTGAAATGCGTCACCGACCTCAGCCTGGCCAGGGTGGAGGGGCTGAGCGTGGGGGTGATTCCCATAAGAAGCATGGTGTCCTTCGCCGTCGTGGTCGCCATATTCGGCCTGGAGCTGCTGATGGTGTCCCAGGTCTGCGAGGATGCCAACGCGAGGCGGAAGTGGTCGATGGGCTCCGTTCTCATCCTCTGCTCGTTTTTGCTGTCGGCCACCGGGGTTCTGAGCTTCTCCATCCTCGTGAAGGATCACCTCACCTTCACGGGCTTCACGCTGACGTACTGGTGCGAGTTCATCGctgcctttctcttcttccttaaCGGGATCAGCGGACTTCACATCAACAGCCTCACGCACCCGAGGAACAGGGTAGGCAAAATCTAG